In Mycobacterium tuberculosis H37Rv, a single window of DNA contains:
- the kdpB gene encoding potassium-transporting ATPase subunit B (potassium-translocating ATPase B chain (ATP phosphohydrolase [potassium-transporting] B chain) (potassium binding and translocating subunit B)) — protein MMIARMETSATAAAATSAPRLRLAKRSLFDPMIVRSALPQSLRKLAPRVQARNPVMLVVLVGAVITTLAFLRDLASSTAQENVFNGLVAAFLWFTVLFANFAEAMAEGRGKAQAAALRKVRSETMANRRTAAGNIESVPSSRLDLDDVVEVSAGETIPSDGEIIEGIASVDESAITGESAPVIRESGGDRSAVTGGTVVLSDRIVVRITAKQGQTFIDRMIALVEGAARQQTPNEIALNILLAGLTIIFLLAVVTLQPFAIYSGGGQRVVVLVALLVCLIPTTIGALLSAIGIAGMDRLVQHNVLATSGRAVEAAGDVNTLLLDKTGTITLGNRQATEFVPINGVSAEAVADAAQLSSLADETPEGRSIVVLAKDEFGLRARDEGVMSHARFVPFTAETRMSGVDLAEVSGIRRIRKGAAAAVMKWVRDHGGHPTEEVGAIVDGISSGGGTPLVVAEWTDNSSARAIGVVHLKDIVKVGIRERFDEMRRMSIRTVMITGDNPATAKAIAQEAGVDDFLAEATPEDKLALIKREQQGGRLVAMTGDGTNDAPALAQADVGVAMNTGTQAAREAGNMVDLDSDPTKLIEVVEIGKQLLITRGALTTFSIANDVAKYFAIIPAMFVGLYPVLDKLNVMALHSPRSAILSAVIFNALVIVALIPLALRGVRFRAESASAMLRRNLLIYGLGGLVVPFIGIKLVDLVIVALGVS, from the coding sequence GTGATGATCGCACGCATGGAGACCTCCGCAACCGCCGCGGCAGCGACGTCGGCACCCCGGCTCCGGCTGGCCAAGCGCTCGCTGTTCGATCCGATGATTGTGCGCTCGGCGCTGCCCCAGAGCCTGCGCAAGCTGGCTCCGCGGGTACAGGCCCGTAACCCGGTCATGTTGGTCGTGCTGGTCGGTGCCGTGATCACCACACTGGCGTTCCTGCGCGACCTCGCATCCTCGACAGCCCAAGAGAACGTCTTCAACGGTCTGGTCGCCGCGTTCCTCTGGTTCACCGTCCTGTTTGCCAACTTTGCCGAGGCCATGGCCGAAGGACGCGGCAAGGCTCAGGCGGCGGCGCTGCGCAAAGTCCGGTCCGAAACGATGGCCAACCGGCGCACGGCTGCGGGCAACATCGAATCGGTCCCTTCGTCGCGGCTGGACCTCGACGACGTGGTGGAGGTTTCGGCTGGCGAAACGATCCCGTCGGACGGCGAGATCATCGAAGGCATTGCCTCCGTCGACGAGTCTGCGATCACCGGCGAATCGGCACCGGTGATCCGCGAGTCGGGCGGCGACCGTTCCGCGGTGACGGGTGGCACCGTGGTGCTGTCGGATCGGATCGTCGTGCGGATCACCGCCAAGCAGGGACAAACATTCATCGACCGGATGATCGCGCTGGTGGAGGGCGCCGCACGGCAGCAGACACCGAACGAGATCGCGCTGAACATCCTGCTGGCTGGGCTGACGATCATCTTTTTGCTCGCGGTGGTGACGCTGCAGCCGTTCGCCATCTATTCCGGCGGGGGACAGCGGGTGGTCGTGCTGGTGGCGTTGCTGGTGTGTCTCATTCCGACCACGATCGGTGCGCTGCTGTCCGCGATCGGCATCGCGGGGATGGACCGGCTGGTGCAACACAACGTGCTCGCCACATCTGGGCGGGCGGTGGAGGCGGCCGGCGACGTGAACACGCTGCTGCTGGACAAGACCGGCACCATCACCCTCGGTAACCGGCAGGCCACCGAGTTCGTGCCGATCAACGGTGTGAGTGCCGAGGCGGTCGCCGACGCCGCCCAGCTGTCGAGCTTGGCCGACGAAACTCCGGAGGGCCGCTCGATCGTCGTGCTGGCGAAGGACGAGTTCGGGCTGCGCGCCCGCGACGAGGGCGTGATGTCACACGCCAGGTTCGTGCCGTTCACCGCCGAAACCCGGATGTCCGGGGTCGATCTCGCCGAGGTTAGCGGCATCCGTCGGATCCGCAAGGGTGCCGCGGCTGCGGTGATGAAGTGGGTTCGCGATCACGGTGGCCACCCCACCGAGGAGGTGGGTGCCATTGTCGACGGCATCAGCTCCGGCGGGGGGACACCCCTAGTCGTTGCGGAATGGACCGATAACAGCAGCGCGCGGGCCATCGGCGTCGTCCATCTGAAGGACATCGTCAAGGTGGGCATACGGGAACGCTTCGACGAAATGCGCCGAATGAGCATCCGCACCGTGATGATCACCGGTGACAACCCGGCGACCGCCAAGGCGATTGCACAGGAGGCCGGCGTCGACGATTTCTTGGCCGAGGCCACGCCCGAGGACAAGCTTGCGCTCATCAAGCGCGAACAGCAGGGCGGTCGGCTGGTCGCCATGACGGGTGACGGGACCAATGACGCACCCGCGCTCGCGCAAGCCGATGTCGGGGTGGCGATGAATACCGGCACCCAGGCGGCCCGGGAAGCCGGCAACATGGTCGATCTCGACTCCGACCCCACCAAGCTCATCGAGGTCGTGGAGATCGGCAAGCAGCTGCTGATCACGCGGGGCGCGCTGACGACGTTTTCGATCGCCAACGACGTCGCGAAGTACTTCGCCATCATCCCTGCCATGTTCGTCGGCCTGTATCCGGTGCTCGACAAGCTGAACGTCATGGCGCTGCACTCACCAAGGTCGGCGATTCTGTCGGCGGTCATCTTCAATGCGCTGGTGATCGTCGCCTTGATCCCATTGGCGTTGCGGGGCGTGCGGTTTAGGGCGGAAAGCGCGTCGGCGATGCTGCGGCGCAACCTGCTGATCTATGGGCTGGGCGGTCTCGTCGTCCCGTTTATCGGCATTAAACTGGTCGATCTCGTCATCGTCGCCCTCGGGGTGTCCTGA
- a CDS encoding membrane protein (A core mycobacterial gene; conserved in mycobacterial strains (See Marmiesse et al., 2004 PMID:14766927).), with protein MPEAKRPESKRRSPASRPGKAGDSVRGGRATKPSAKPSTPAPHASRKTTRTPHEHIVEPIKRAITESVEKRSEQRLGFTARRAAILAAVVCVLTLTIARPVRTYFAQRAEMEQLAATEAMLRRQIADLEEQQVKLADPAYIAAQARERLGFVMPGDIPFQVQLPSTPLAPPQPGSDAATATNNEPWYTALWHTIADDPHLPPAAPPAPEPGRPGPLPPASPNPEQPGG; from the coding sequence ATGCCCGAAGCGAAACGGCCCGAATCGAAGCGCCGGTCGCCGGCATCGCGCCCGGGGAAGGCCGGCGACTCGGTTCGGGGCGGTCGCGCCACCAAGCCTTCCGCAAAACCCTCCACGCCCGCACCGCACGCCAGCCGCAAGACCACTCGCACGCCGCATGAGCACATTGTCGAACCCATCAAACGGGCGATCACCGAATCGGTCGAGAAGCGCTCCGAACAGCGGCTGGGGTTCACCGCGCGGCGCGCAGCGATCCTCGCCGCGGTTGTATGCGTGCTGACGCTGACCATTGCGAGGCCGGTACGCACCTACTTCGCGCAGCGCGCCGAGATGGAACAACTGGCTGCGACCGAGGCCATGTTGCGCCGCCAGATCGCTGACCTGGAGGAACAGCAGGTTAAGCTCGCCGATCCGGCGTATATTGCGGCTCAGGCCCGCGAACGGCTCGGCTTTGTGATGCCTGGAGACATCCCGTTTCAGGTCCAGCTTCCGTCGACGCCGTTGGCGCCGCCGCAACCGGGGTCAGACGCGGCTACTGCGACCAACAACGAACCCTGGTACACCGCGCTGTGGCACACGATCGCCGACGACCCGCACCTGCCGCCTGCCGCGCCACCGGCACCGGAGCCCGGACGTCCGGGCCCGCTGCCGCCGGCCTCGCCAAACCCCGAGCAGCCCGGTGGTTGA
- the kdpA gene encoding potassium-transporting ATPase subunit A (potassium-translocating ATPase a chain (ATP phosphohydrolase [potassium-transporting] a chain) (potassium binding and translocating subunit A)): MSGTSWLQFAALIAVLLLTAPALGGYLAKIYGDEAKKPGDRVFGPIERVIYQVCRVDPGSEQRWSTYALSVLAFSVMSFLLLYGIARFQGVLPFNPTDKPAVTDHVAFNAAVSFMTNTNWQSYSGEATMSHFTQMTGLAVQNFVSASAGMCVLAALIRGLARKRASTLGNFWVDLARTVLRIMFPLSFVVAILLVSQGVIQNLHGFIVANTLEGAPQLIPGGPVASQVAIKQLGTNGGGFFNVNSAHPFENYTPIGNFVENWAILIIPFALCFAFGKMVHDRRQGWAVLAIMGIIWIGMSVAAMSFEAKGNPRLDALGVTQQTTVDQSGGNLEGKEVRFGVGASGLWAASTTGTSNGSVNSMHDSYTPLGGMVPLAHMMLGEVSPGGTGVGLNGLLVMAILAVFIAGLMVGRTPEYLGKKIQATEMKLVTLYILAMPIALLSFAAASVLISSALASRNNPGPHGLSEILYAYTSGANNNGSAFAGLTASTWSYDTTIGVAMLIGRFFLIIPVLAIAGSLARKGTTPVTAATFPTHKPLFVGLVIGVVLIVGGLTFFPALALGPIVEQLSTQ, from the coding sequence ATGTCCGGGACGAGTTGGTTGCAGTTCGCGGCGTTGATCGCGGTGCTGTTGCTCACCGCGCCAGCGCTGGGCGGCTACCTGGCCAAGATCTACGGCGACGAGGCCAAAAAGCCCGGCGATCGGGTGTTTGGGCCGATCGAGCGCGTGATCTACCAGGTATGCCGAGTCGATCCCGGCAGCGAGCAACGGTGGAGCACCTATGCCCTGTCCGTGCTTGCGTTCAGTGTTATGTCCTTCCTGCTGCTGTATGGGATCGCGCGGTTTCAGGGCGTGCTGCCGTTCAATCCGACGGACAAGCCGGCGGTGACCGACCATGTCGCCTTCAACGCCGCGGTCAGCTTCATGACCAATACCAACTGGCAGTCCTACAGCGGCGAAGCCACGATGAGCCACTTCACCCAGATGACCGGGCTGGCCGTGCAGAACTTCGTCTCCGCGTCCGCCGGCATGTGCGTGCTGGCGGCCCTGATCAGAGGTCTGGCCCGCAAACGGGCGAGCACGCTCGGCAACTTCTGGGTAGACCTCGCCCGCACCGTGTTGCGCATCATGTTTCCGCTGTCGTTCGTGGTGGCGATCCTGTTGGTCAGCCAGGGCGTGATCCAGAACCTGCATGGTTTCATCGTCGCCAACACGCTGGAGGGCGCCCCCCAGCTCATTCCAGGCGGGCCGGTGGCCAGCCAGGTCGCGATCAAGCAGCTCGGCACCAACGGCGGCGGGTTCTTCAACGTGAACTCCGCGCATCCGTTCGAAAACTACACGCCGATAGGCAATTTCGTCGAAAACTGGGCGATCCTGATCATCCCGTTCGCGCTGTGCTTCGCCTTCGGCAAGATGGTGCACGACCGTCGTCAAGGCTGGGCGGTGCTGGCCATCATGGGCATCATTTGGATCGGAATGTCAGTCGCGGCAATGTCATTCGAGGCCAAGGGCAACCCGCGGCTGGATGCGCTGGGGGTGACACAGCAGACGACGGTCGACCAGTCCGGCGGCAACCTGGAGGGCAAGGAGGTGCGCTTTGGCGTCGGTGCGTCTGGGTTATGGGCGGCGTCGACGACCGGCACCTCCAACGGCTCGGTCAACTCGATGCACGACAGCTACACACCACTGGGCGGCATGGTCCCGCTGGCGCACATGATGCTCGGCGAAGTCAGCCCGGGCGGCACCGGCGTCGGATTGAACGGCCTACTGGTCATGGCGATCCTGGCGGTTTTCATCGCCGGCCTCATGGTAGGCCGGACACCGGAGTATCTCGGCAAGAAGATCCAGGCCACCGAGATGAAGCTGGTGACGCTCTACATCCTGGCGATGCCCATCGCCCTGCTGAGTTTCGCCGCCGCGTCGGTGCTGATCTCCTCCGCGCTGGCGTCGCGGAACAACCCTGGGCCGCATGGTCTTTCGGAGATTCTATACGCCTACACGTCGGGCGCGAACAACAACGGGTCGGCCTTTGCCGGTCTGACCGCGTCTACCTGGTCATATGACACCACGATCGGAGTGGCGATGTTGATCGGTAGGTTCTTCCTGATCATTCCGGTGCTGGCGATCGCCGGCTCCCTGGCACGTAAAGGCACGACGCCGGTTACCGCCGCCACCTTCCCGACGCACAAGCCGCTCTTTGTTGGCCTGGTCATTGGGGTCGTACTGATCGTCGGCGGCCTGACGTTCTTCCCCGCCCTGGCGCTGGGGCCGATCGTCGAGCAGTTATCGACCCAGTGA
- the kdpE gene encoding transcriptional regulator KdpE produces the protein MTLVLVIDDEPQILRALRINLTVRGYQVITASTGAGALRAAAEHPPDVVILDLGLPDMSGIDVLGGLRGWLTAPVIVLSARTDSSDKVQALDAGADDYVTKPFGMDEFLARLRAAVRRNTAAAELEQPVIETDSFTVDLAGKKVIKDGAEVHLTPTEWGMLEMLARNRGKLVGRGELLKEVWGPAYATETHYLRVYLAQLRRKLEDDPSHPKHLLTESGMGYRFEA, from the coding sequence ATGACCCTCGTCTTGGTGATTGACGACGAACCCCAGATCCTGCGCGCGCTGCGTATCAACCTGACCGTGCGTGGCTACCAGGTCATCACCGCCTCGACGGGTGCGGGTGCGCTGCGCGCCGCCGCTGAGCATCCGCCCGATGTGGTGATCCTCGACCTCGGCCTGCCGGACATGTCGGGTATCGACGTGCTCGGCGGGCTGCGTGGCTGGTTGACGGCACCGGTGATCGTGTTGTCGGCGCGTACCGATTCGTCGGACAAGGTCCAGGCCCTCGATGCGGGCGCCGACGATTACGTGACGAAACCGTTTGGAATGGACGAGTTTCTGGCTCGGCTGCGCGCAGCGGTACGGCGTAACACCGCGGCCGCCGAGTTGGAGCAGCCGGTGATCGAAACCGATTCATTCACCGTCGATCTGGCCGGCAAGAAGGTCATCAAAGACGGTGCCGAAGTGCATCTCACGCCGACCGAGTGGGGCATGCTGGAAATGCTGGCCCGCAACCGCGGCAAGTTGGTCGGCCGCGGGGAGCTTCTCAAAGAAGTGTGGGGACCGGCATATGCGACTGAAACCCATTACCTGCGGGTGTATCTGGCGCAGCTGCGGCGCAAATTGGAGGATGACCCGTCGCACCCCAAACATCTGCTGACCGAATCAGGGATGGGCTACCGCTTCGAAGCCTAA
- the kdpF gene encoding membrane protein KdpF, which translates to MTTVDNIVGLVIAVALMAFLFAALLFPEKF; encoded by the coding sequence ATGACTACGGTCGACAACATCGTCGGGTTGGTGATCGCGGTGGCGCTAATGGCGTTCCTATTCGCGGCGCTGCTGTTTCCGGAGAAGTTCTGA
- the kdpC gene encoding potassium-transporting ATPase subunit C (potassium-translocating ATPase C chain (ATP phosphohydrolase [potassium-transporting] C chain) (potassium binding and translocating subunit C)): protein MRRQLLPALTMLLVFTVITGIVYPLAVTGVGQLFFGDQANGALLERDGQVIGSAHIGQQFTAAKYFHPRPSSAGDGYDAAASSGSNLGPTNEKLLAAVAERVTAYRKENNLPADTLVPVDAVTGSGSGLDPAISVVNAKLQAPRVAQARNISIRQVERLIEDHTDARGLGFLGERAVNVLRLNLALDRL, encoded by the coding sequence ATGCGTCGTCAATTACTGCCCGCGCTCACCATGCTGTTGGTGTTCACCGTCATCACCGGCATCGTCTACCCGCTTGCCGTGACCGGCGTCGGGCAACTGTTCTTCGGTGACCAGGCGAACGGCGCGCTGCTCGAGCGGGACGGGCAGGTCATCGGCTCCGCCCACATCGGCCAGCAGTTCACCGCCGCGAAGTACTTCCACCCGCGCCCCTCGTCGGCAGGCGACGGTTACGACGCTGCGGCGAGCTCGGGCTCCAACCTGGGACCGACGAACGAGAAGCTGCTGGCGGCCGTCGCTGAACGGGTCACCGCCTACCGCAAGGAAAACAATCTGCCGGCCGATACGCTGGTTCCGGTCGACGCGGTTACCGGCTCGGGTTCCGGGCTGGACCCGGCCATATCGGTGGTCAATGCCAAGCTGCAGGCACCGCGGGTGGCGCAGGCGCGCAATATCTCGATAAGGCAGGTCGAGCGTCTGATCGAGGACCACACCGACGCGCGTGGTCTCGGCTTCCTGGGCGAGCGCGCGGTGAACGTGCTCAGGCTGAACCTCGCATTGGATCGCCTCTGA
- the eno gene encoding enolase: MPIIEQVRAREILDSRGNPTVEVEVALIDGTFARAAVPSGASTGEHEAVELRDGGDRYGGKGVQKAVQAVLDEIGPAVIGLNADDQRLVDQALVDLDGTPDKSRLGGNAILGVSLAVAKAAADSAELPLFRYVGGPNAHILPVPMMNILNGGAHADTAVDIQEFMVAPIGAPSFVEALRWGAEVYHALKSVLKKEGLSTGLGDEGGFAPDVAGTTAALDLISRAIESAGLRPGADVALALDAAATEFFTDGTGYVFEGTTRTADQMTEFYAGLLGAYPLVSIEDPLSEDDWDGWAALTASIGDRVQIVGDDIFVTNPERLEEGIERGVANALLVKVNQIGTLTETLDAVTLAHHGGYRTMISHRSGETEDTMIADLAVAIGSGQIKTGAPARSERVAKYNQLLRIEEALGDAARYAGDLAFPRFACETK; encoded by the coding sequence GTGCCGATTATCGAGCAGGTTAGGGCCCGAGAGATCCTCGATTCCCGCGGCAACCCGACGGTGGAGGTCGAGGTGGCGCTTATCGACGGGACATTCGCCCGGGCCGCGGTGCCGTCGGGCGCCTCGACCGGGGAGCACGAGGCCGTCGAGTTGCGCGACGGCGGCGATCGCTACGGCGGCAAAGGCGTGCAAAAAGCCGTGCAGGCTGTTCTTGATGAGATCGGCCCGGCCGTCATCGGACTCAACGCCGACGACCAGCGATTGGTCGACCAGGCGCTGGTGGACCTAGACGGCACCCCCGACAAGTCCCGGCTGGGCGGCAACGCGATCTTGGGTGTCTCGCTCGCTGTTGCCAAGGCGGCGGCGGATTCGGCGGAGCTGCCGTTGTTCCGTTATGTCGGGGGGCCAAACGCGCACATTCTGCCGGTACCGATGATGAACATCCTCAACGGCGGCGCACACGCCGATACCGCTGTCGACATTCAAGAGTTCATGGTGGCGCCAATTGGCGCGCCCAGCTTCGTCGAGGCGTTGCGCTGGGGCGCTGAGGTGTACCACGCGCTCAAGTCGGTCCTGAAAAAGGAGGGGCTGTCCACCGGCCTGGGCGACGAAGGCGGCTTCGCCCCGGATGTGGCCGGCACCACCGCGGCGTTGGACCTGATCAGCCGGGCCATCGAGTCGGCGGGCTTGCGACCCGGCGCCGACGTGGCGCTGGCCCTGGACGCGGCGGCCACCGAGTTCTTCACCGACGGCACCGGCTACGTCTTCGAGGGCACCACCCGTACCGCAGACCAGATGACCGAGTTCTACGCGGGCCTGCTCGGCGCCTACCCGCTGGTGTCGATCGAAGACCCACTGTCCGAAGACGATTGGGACGGCTGGGCCGCGCTGACGGCCTCGATCGGTGACCGGGTGCAAATCGTCGGCGACGACATCTTTGTCACCAATCCCGAGCGGCTCGAGGAGGGCATCGAACGGGGCGTGGCAAATGCGTTGCTGGTCAAGGTGAACCAGATCGGGACGTTGACCGAGACACTCGACGCGGTCACGCTGGCTCACCACGGCGGATACCGCACGATGATCAGTCACCGCAGTGGCGAGACGGAGGACACCATGATCGCCGACCTCGCGGTGGCCATCGGCAGCGGGCAGATCAAGACGGGCGCGCCTGCTCGCAGTGAGCGCGTCGCAAAATACAACCAGCTGCTGCGGATCGAAGAGGCGCTTGGCGACGCGGCCCGCTACGCGGGCGACCTGGCATTTCCTCGGTTCGCGTGCGAGACGAAATAG
- the kdpD gene encoding sensor protein KdpD (Belongs to universal stress protein family.), with protein MTLLFADLCAIFTPYRWMIEHVTTKRGQLRIYLGAAPGVGKTYAMLGEAHRRLERGTDVVAAVVETHGRNKTAKLLEGIEMIPPRYVEYRGARFPELDVEAVLRRHPQVVLVDELAHTNTPGSKNPKRWQDVQEILDAGITVISTVNIQHLEGLNDVVEQITGIEQKEKIPDEIVRAADQVELVDITPEALRRRLAHGNVYAAERVDAALSNYFRTGNLTALREIALLWLADQVDAALEKYRADKKITATWEARERVVVAVTGGPESETLVRRASRIASKSSAELMVVHVIRGDGLAGVSAPQLGRVRELATSLGATMHTVVGDDVPTALLDFAREMNATQLVVGTSRRSRWARLFDEGIGARTVQEPGGIDVHMVTHPAASRASGWSRVSPRERHIASWLAALVVPSVICAITVAWLDRFMGIGGESALFFIGVLIVALLGGVAPAALSALLSGMLLNYFLTEPRYTWTIAEPDAAVTEFVLLAMAVAVAVLVDGAASRTREARRASQEAELLALFAGSVLRGADLATLLQRVRETYSQRAVTMLRVRQGASTGETVACVGTNPCRDVDSADTAIEVGDDEFWMLMAGRKLAARDRRVLTAVATQAAGLVKQRELAEEAGQAEAIARADELRRSLLSAVSHDLRTPLAAAKVAVSSLRTEDVAFSPEDTAELLATIEESIDQLTALVANLLDSSRLAAGVIRPQLRRAYLEEAVQRALVSIGKGATGFYRSGIDRVKVDVGDAVAMADAGLLERVLANLIDNALRYAPDCVVRVNAGRVRERVLINVIDEGPGVPRGTEEQLFAPFQRPGDHDNTTGVGLGMSVARGFVEAMGGTISATDTPGGGLTVVIDLAAPEDRP; from the coding sequence GTGACGTTGCTCTTCGCCGATCTTTGCGCGATCTTTACGCCCTACCGGTGGATGATTGAGCATGTGACCACCAAGCGCGGGCAGCTGCGGATCTATCTGGGCGCGGCCCCCGGCGTGGGCAAAACCTACGCCATGCTCGGCGAGGCGCACCGCAGGCTGGAGCGCGGCACCGACGTGGTCGCCGCGGTCGTCGAGACACACGGACGCAACAAGACCGCGAAACTGCTCGAGGGCATCGAGATGATCCCGCCGCGCTACGTCGAATATCGGGGTGCCAGGTTTCCCGAACTCGATGTGGAGGCAGTACTGCGACGTCATCCTCAGGTGGTGCTGGTGGACGAACTCGCCCACACCAACACACCTGGCAGCAAGAACCCCAAGCGCTGGCAGGACGTTCAGGAAATCCTCGACGCCGGCATCACGGTGATCTCGACGGTCAACATCCAGCACTTGGAGGGCCTAAACGATGTCGTGGAGCAAATCACCGGCATCGAGCAGAAGGAGAAGATCCCCGACGAGATCGTCCGCGCGGCCGATCAGGTCGAGCTGGTCGACATCACACCGGAAGCGTTGCGGCGCAGGCTTGCTCACGGCAACGTCTATGCAGCCGAACGGGTCGATGCCGCGCTGTCGAACTACTTCCGCACGGGCAATCTGACCGCGCTGCGCGAGATCGCGTTGCTGTGGCTGGCCGACCAAGTTGATGCGGCCCTGGAGAAGTACCGCGCAGACAAAAAGATCACCGCCACGTGGGAGGCGCGGGAACGCGTCGTCGTCGCCGTGACCGGCGGCCCGGAGTCGGAGACGTTGGTGCGACGGGCATCGCGGATCGCGTCGAAGTCCAGCGCCGAGCTGATGGTGGTTCACGTTATCCGTGGCGACGGCCTGGCGGGGGTGTCCGCGCCGCAGCTGGGCAGGGTCCGCGAGCTGGCGACAAGCCTCGGTGCGACCATGCACACCGTGGTCGGCGACGACGTGCCCACCGCGCTGCTGGACTTCGCCCGCGAGATGAACGCCACGCAGCTCGTCGTCGGCACATCGCGGCGATCGCGATGGGCACGCCTGTTTGACGAGGGGATCGGCGCCCGCACCGTCCAGGAGCCCGGCGGCATCGACGTTCACATGGTCACCCATCCCGCGGCCAGCCGGGCCTCCGGGTGGTCGCGGGTCTCCCCGCGCGAGCGGCATATCGCGTCGTGGCTGGCCGCGCTGGTGGTGCCCTCGGTGATCTGCGCCATCACGGTGGCCTGGCTCGACCGATTCATGGGCATCGGCGGCGAGAGCGCGTTGTTCTTCATCGGCGTGCTGATCGTGGCGTTGCTGGGCGGCGTCGCCCCCGCCGCATTGTCGGCCTTGCTGTCGGGCATGCTGCTGAACTACTTTCTGACCGAGCCCCGCTACACCTGGACCATCGCCGAACCGGACGCCGCAGTAACCGAATTCGTGTTGTTGGCGATGGCCGTTGCGGTGGCGGTGTTGGTGGACGGCGCGGCTAGCCGAACCCGTGAGGCTCGGCGCGCATCCCAGGAGGCTGAGTTGCTGGCCCTGTTTGCCGGTTCGGTGTTGCGCGGCGCAGACCTTGCCACGCTGCTGCAGCGGGTCCGCGAAACGTATTCCCAACGGGCCGTGACCATGCTGCGTGTCCGGCAGGGCGCATCGACAGGCGAAACCGTCGCGTGCGTCGGGACAAACCCGTGTCGGGACGTCGACTCCGCCGACACCGCAATCGAAGTCGGCGACGACGAGTTTTGGATGCTGATGGCAGGCCGCAAGTTGGCCGCCCGCGACCGCCGAGTGCTGACCGCGGTCGCGACACAGGCCGCGGGTCTGGTGAAGCAGCGCGAGCTGGCGGAAGAGGCCGGCCAGGCCGAGGCCATCGCTAGGGCCGATGAGCTGCGCCGGTCGCTGCTGTCGGCGGTCAGCCACGACCTGCGCACCCCGCTGGCGGCGGCCAAGGTTGCGGTGTCCAGCTTGCGCACCGAAGACGTCGCTTTCTCCCCCGAGGATACCGCCGAGCTGTTGGCCACCATCGAGGAGTCCATCGACCAACTCACCGCCCTGGTCGCAAACCTGCTCGATTCGTCGCGGTTGGCTGCCGGCGTGATTCGCCCCCAGCTGCGCCGGGCATACCTGGAGGAAGCGGTGCAACGGGCCTTGGTCAGCATCGGCAAGGGCGCCACCGGTTTTTACCGATCCGGCATCGACCGGGTCAAGGTCGACGTGGGAGACGCCGTGGCGATGGCCGACGCCGGGTTGCTGGAGCGGGTGCTAGCCAACCTGATCGACAACGCGCTGCGATATGCGCCCGACTGCGTGGTCCGGGTCAACGCGGGACGGGTGCGTGAGCGGGTCCTGATTAATGTCATCGACGAGGGCCCAGGGGTCCCGCGCGGGACCGAGGAGCAACTCTTTGCCCCGTTCCAGCGGCCGGGGGATCACGACAACACCACCGGTGTCGGTCTGGGGATGTCGGTGGCACGCGGCTTCGTCGAGGCTATGGGCGGCACGATTTCGGCTACCGATACCCCGGGCGGCGGGCTCACAGTGGTGATCGATCTGGCGGCTCCCGAGGACCGCCCATGA